The sequence AGTTTCATCACTGCAAAGGGCAGCAGGGACagtttaaatattttttcttttgccaTGGGTTTTGTTAGATATCTGAGTTTAGAACCTAGAAGTGCTTTAAAAGAACCTATGATGTAGGAAAAAGCTGCATAAGACctttacccacccaccccccatacacacacaaccaACTTCAGGCACTGTTACCATTTTACTAGCAGCACAGATGCAAAAGCAACCTCTGCAAGGTTAGGAATGTGCAGTTTCCAGGCCTTGAGAAATCATAGATACTAACAACTGCTAGCACCATTCACCACCGCCTTTGCCACAGGTTCCCTCGTTTGCATATATAGATGCAACCCTTTCTACTCTGCCTGCAGTCAGTCTTTTGACTAAGAATACGAAAACATAATACAAcagatatttaaataaataactaaacgaAGTGGATGGAAGATGGTGTTGGGAAAGGAGAGGCATGCTGTATTAGTAAAGAACACTGGTAATCTACAACAAGCCAGAGGCTGGAGCTAATTGCCTTATTTTTTTACCTACAATTAACTCAATTTGCATCTACTTTACTTTGATATGGTGGTTGTTAGGCTGGGAGACATGGATCACCCTTATTCTACAATCCCTTCTTTCCACCAGTTATAACTATGTGTGAGAATATAACTTAAGATTGTCTCTTAAATTTGCCATTAAAAGTTAAATTTAACTTTAAAAGCATGAAATCTATTAAAATCACATTTTGTAAACTGCacagttttgtttaaatataagtggtatattaattgtccaaataaaaataattttaagaaGCAGTGAGATCTGAAAAGCAACATGAATTCATATGCCATACTTGGCATCTGTGTTTTGACGCTGTAGCATTTTCAATCTCATCTCAACCATGAGGCTTAGAAACCTGTTTTTCTTCAAAGTAAAATCTGGGGATTCTCAGGACTCTAACCTGGCCCTGGCCCTAACAACAATTACTGTGGCAAAGTAGGTTGCCCACCACTCTTTAAGAAATTCTGGAAAAGTTTACAAAATAGGCAGAAACAAATTATTCCAACCTTTCCAGGTGAAAAAAATGTCACCACACTAGCTCAAATCTAACCCTGTTCCACATAAAACCATCGTTTTCTCATTGAGCCATTGCCCCTCCTCTGCAGTTTATTAAACAGATCAAAAATACAGACCAtcataacaaacaaataaaacaaatgagAAGTAAAGGAAACAGACCCAGATGTTTTCCCCCATCTCCTCAGACCTCACCTGCAGCCTCACTTTTCAATGCCTCCCCAATGTGTAGCAATTCACACGTAAATCGAGAGGACATAGAGAAGGTGAGGTAGTTACTGCTTCAGCTATCTGCTGGTTCTCTTGTGAATTTTTGCAGGCCCAAGAACTGGGAGAAATTTACATTCTATTTAGGTTGATGGGGCAACTCTCAGGCTATTTTAATGGTTCTGGATTGCCTCCTCCAAATGAAAAGCTGATATCTTGGGAAGGGGTGTCCGTGCCTTAAAAAAACAAGCTCTCATATTCCATCCTGGCAATAAAGTTTTATTAAAATTGTTCATTAATGCTTCACTTGTAGCAAGAATGCATAGATCCCAAAATATACAtatgtcttttctttttccttataGAAATAGATCATTCTTTATAATAAAAAAACTGTAGGAACATCTTTAACAGATTACTCAATCCATGACTGACAGTTACACGAGGTTGCATCATGTGTAGCCAGCTTTTCCAGCCATGTTTTAAAGATTGCATCACTCTGGactctctttctcttcctttctctctaCTTTATatgttattctctctctctctttccttaaaTAACACTAGCATTCAAcaaaaaaacggggggggggagaaaacgcTGCGAAGACATCAGATCGGAAATTAAGTGGTTTGCGCTGGGTTTGGTGTCACCTTTTTTTTTCTTAGAAAATAAAAGTTGAAAAGTAACGATTCCTCCATGAGGTTGAAAAGAGGTAAATGGAAACCGCCAGGAGACTCCCCCTGCCAGCCGAAGGAGTTGGGCAACACGTAGCATATGGCGGAAGGTTTCTTCCATCATGAGAGTGCGAATTAaaggcaaaataataataaaataataataatatatttttatatatgtaaacCCTCTGGGctctctcttccctctcccttgATTCTTTCTTGTGTTGAAAGGGGGGGAGAGACGCATCCACCAGATGCCCCCCTGCTCCCTAAACCCTTCCATCTTTCCCCAAAGTGTGTTCGTCTCTCCACGCCCTTTCCCAACCCAAACCACAGCGCTGTTCCAGCGACGTCCAGCTCTACGCGGacaagggaaggggggagggctaGCAGTGTCCAGATGCGGCCAAGAGCGGCTCGGGCAGCTGTTTGAACAAGTTCCTGAGGGTGCTGAGCTCCCGGGAGAGCTGATCCACTTTCTTTTGGAGTCTCTCGTTCTCGGCCGTCAGTTCCAAGACTTTGTGCTGCGTCTCGAGGTTGCGCATTTTGGCTTTGTCGCGGCTCTTGCGCACGGCGATGTTGTTCCTCTCGCGGCGGATCTTGTACTCGTCGCTGTGCTTGTCCACGCACTTCTTGGACTTATTCTTGCCGCCCCCTCCGCCGGGGCCTGTCGGGTAAACGCCGCCACTTCCTCCTCCGGCCGAGGCGGATTTCGAGGAATCAGAGGGGTTCGGGGTGCCGGGGGGGCTGGACGACGACGAGGTGGAGAGGTTGCCGCTGCTGCCGCTCGGCACAGATTGGTAGCCCAAGTAGGAGCGCACAGTGCTGCCGTAAGGCGAGGACATTCCCCCCAGGCCGGGCCCtgctccgccgccgccgccaccctcTTCCTTGCGGGTCCCTTTGCAAGAGTCCAGGTGCTCGAAGACCGGCTCCACTTTGGTCTCCACCATCTGCGGCGGGAAGCAACCCAGCAGCGGCCCGGCCTTGTGGCTCTGCCCGGCGCCCGGGTGGTGGCTGTGCCTGGCTAGGCTGATGTAAGTGTAATCGGGGTGCTTtttcccgccgccgccgccgccgcctttaTACTCCTGCTCCGAGAAGAGATCGGAGAGAAAATCTTGGCTGCTgttcccgccgctgctgctgctgccgccgccgccgctgctgcaaACAGGCTCAAAGTTGCCCCCTGCTGCCGCggaaggaggcggcggcggcggcggctgttgctggtggtgctgctgctgagcTTGTTGCTGCGATGCTAAAGAGTCCAGGTAAGGGCTGAAGTCGATGGCTCTCTCGTGATCCCCGACGGTGAGCTCGGTCATGGAGCGGCCCCCTGCAGCCCGGGGGTGCAGCTTGCTCAGAGCAGCCAGACAGTCCGCCTCGTAATAGAAATTAGCCACTTCCATGGATTTAAAGGCCGGTGGCTGGATGGGGAGGCATGCCTGGTCCCAGGCCACCAGGCGTTGCATGAAAGCAAAAGGAGGGGAGctgcgggggggggaaggggagtctCGGCCCCTCCCCAAAAAGCCTCTTGGAGGATCGGGAGGGTGGTGGAAAGTTGCAGCAGCCGGCGGCGGGAGCACCAGGTCCTCTCGAGTCCCTTGAGTAGTTAAAGGACAAGCTCCCGCCCCTCCACGCACCCCTAGTGCTTCAGAGATCCCGCAGCGCCGGGCTGGTCCGGATCCTGCCGCTGCTGCTGACTGTCGGGCGCGCTTGCTGCGGGTGACTCTCGCTCCGGACCATCTGGCTGTGCCGGGTCCCGTGTCCTCTCTGAAAGTCTCTGGACTTGGGAAAGTTCCTTTGCGCTCACTTATTTATAGGGGCGGCGCATCCCATGGCAACCTCACGTCACGGGCTGGCTGCCTGCCACACGCTGCACAGTGCACGAAAGCGGCTCGCTTGCTGGCTGCAGCCTCAAAGGAGCGCGCTCCGAATAAGTGTGTGTCTCCCGGAGCCTTGGCCAttcataataacaaaaacaagacacggtgggaggggaggggaggggaggacggGCGGGACGGCGGGCGGAGGGGGGTGGGTTTGGCACCGGTTCTCCACCAAGGGGAAGGACTTTATTTCCAGCCGGGACAGTTCTGTGTGCGTCTGATCGATCGGTCGGTCTGTCGCTGCTTGGAACTTTTCAAGCGACAAGAGGCAAACCACCTCGAATGGATGGAGTGCCTTTGCATCAAAATCCAGTGGCGCTTTTGCACCCTCGTaccaggatttttctttttttaaagaggaacTATTTGTTCAGTGTTCATTTTGCTTAGTAGTCCGCCAGAACTCAGCGGAGCTTAATCCAGAATAAACGTGTTTTAAGATTGTACTGCAGGGCCTAAACACatttgggaggaagttccacctAGTGGAGTGGAGCTTCTGAGGAAGCCTGCTTAGGAGGAGGGGGGCGTGGATCCCCTTCGGTGGGGTCTTAAAATCTGCTCAGGACTGCAGTGCTAAACACACTACGGACTAGCCCCATTGGACACAGTAggtctttgttttcttttctttattttgttttaatgcaagCCTAGGATCCTGCTCTTAAGTGACTATGAGTGCAGAAACAGAGCCAGGTCTAGGTTAGTTAGTTCATGCCTAGGATCCAGTTGTGTGTCAAGTGGAGGTAAATGGAGAAGGAGTCCAGAAATGCAAAACTGAGGCTGCAGAGGCAAGGCAGTCTTGCTCAAGATTGGGATTGGCTGGGGAGACACTGCAGTTTCTGTTTTAGAACCCCTGACCCTTTCCCCTCTTGTTTGCTGTCTTTCATATGATCAGAGATGGCCATCTCTTTGTGGAATAGGAAGAGAACTCAGGTAAAGGAGGCGAGCCATGGACTGGAGTCAGAACAGGCTGCAATGATTGTAATGAGCCTCTGGAAGTGATTAGAGATGGTCAGTGTGTCAGGTGTTGGGGCTTGAGCATGTCTGGACATCACACCTCTATCTAGCCCAGAAGACTGGCTCAATCCCAGATCTGGCTCAAAGCAACCTATGTCAATTCTGAAgaacttttcttcttttgtgATTGTTTCCTTCACTCATTTCTGGGCTGCGCCTTGGCGCTGAATACTTTCCAAGCCCCAGAAAGTACTGAGTTTTAGATTATCTGAGTTGCCCCGAAGAAATGTGCCAGACTTCAGAGCTTAAACTGTCCAGGCAATTTTATTTGTCCCCGTTCTTCTTTGAAAGGCTCCAGGCCAGCTGCGAAATTGTCACCATCTGAATCTAGCAACATGAGGCATGCCCAGGCGCAAAGCTGTCCTCTCTCCAAcatgagggtgtttttttttttaattttgcagtTGTGAGGGACTGTGTTTGACCTGGCATTGACAGGTGGCATATTTTAAAAGGCTTACTTGGCAGGGCTGTGATGCTACCTGGCACACTGCTGCCCTGAAGGACTTCTGCAGTCTGCTGCTGGCCCTGGGAGAGCACTACTGAGCTTGAAGGGCCACAGCAAGCTTGGAAGTGATGAACCCTGATACCCTGCTTAATTAAAGACACCCACCTATGGAGCCAAACATATATTTTTCCCTCTGACTCCCACATTTATCTGTTTACAAGAGCGTGACTCACTCCCAGAATAAAGGGCACCAATTTAAAACTAAACATATAATTAAAGAAAGTAGGAGTGTCCTTTGAAAAGACGACCCAGCGCTGGGGAGAATATGTGCATTGCATCTCAGCATGATGTGAAGCAATCCTGCGGTGTGAGAAACATTGTAACGTTAAGCCAGAGGAACAGGTATTGCATTATGCGATTCAAACAGTCAACTGTTCATGAAGTCTCAAACCTCAGAgattgaaaaagaggaagaattcaCAAATCGGGCTGTACAGACCTgcactcccttcccttccctttcttgagccagtgtggtataacgCTTAGCGTGTCAGAcgggggcctgggagaccaggggtcgaatccctgcttggccacaaAGCtcgctgagtgaccttgggctagtcactgtctctcagcataacctacctcacagggttgttgtaaggataaaattgggaggaggaggaccatGTTTGcacgccactttgagctccttggaggaaaggcgggatataaatgtcaaataaataattttgttttctTCATTGGAAATATGATAACGACAGAACACCTAGAAACCTGCAGGGCTGTAATATCATGTGTGCACGGCCTTTGGCTTTGTAGAATTctttggtttttttcttctttttaagaaAGTTATTTCCCTCCTTAAAAGTAGATTTCTAGCCCCCATGGTtatagacagagagagagagatttgaagCATTGCATGTTACATATGCAAAATGCTGATAAAAGCTGAAGCATTGAGTGGGTCTCATAGCGAATGAGGCCCAAATCAGTCATGGATTTTCAAGTGCTTTCCCCTGATCACTAGGAAACCTTTTCAATTTTATCCATGTTTCTTCCAAAGAAGCATTAACAAAGCAAccgctctgtctgtctgcctgtctgtctgcctgtctatCACTGAGGGTAATACTAGAGATATTGACAAGGCTTTGTTTCAACTTTGATAGTTTCAGCAGAGTCTATAGATGGGAAAGAGTGAAAGAAATATCCCTTGTGAAACCATCAAGGCTTTCTTTTCTAGCCTTGCTAGAGACCAGACAGATGATGAGAAAATGGTCATTCGGCAGATGTCCACCTTCATGGAAGAGGATGAGAAATTGGGTAAAGGAGCCACACCATGCCTGTCAATAGTGAACCAAAGAGATAATTCTATAAAAGGAAGAGCTGGGAGGTGGGGGGACTGTTCCCAGATATGCACAATTGTAGAAAATTGGTGAGTGAGCACTTAAAAATGTGCTCCAGAACTACACATCTGTTCACAAATGACATAAAAAGGCAGGAAAGCTGATATATAATGGAAGATCTGtcttacttttctttcttttacacATTTACACAACTGC comes from Rhineura floridana isolate rRhiFlo1 chromosome 6, rRhiFlo1.hap2, whole genome shotgun sequence and encodes:
- the CEBPB gene encoding CCAAT/enhancer-binding protein beta — translated: MQRLVAWDQACLPIQPPAFKSMEVANFYYEADCLAALSKLHPRAAGGRSMTELTVGDHERAIDFSPYLDSLASQQQAQQQHHQQQPPPPPPPSAAAGGNFEPVCSSGGGGSSSSGGNSSQDFLSDLFSEQEYKGGGGGGGKKHPDYTYISLARHSHHPGAGQSHKAGPLLGCFPPQMVETKVEPVFEHLDSCKGTRKEEGGGGGGAGPGLGGMSSPYGSTVRSYLGYQSVPSGSSGNLSTSSSSSPPGTPNPSDSSKSASAGGGSGGVYPTGPGGGGGKNKSKKCVDKHSDEYKIRRERNNIAVRKSRDKAKMRNLETQHKVLELTAENERLQKKVDQLSRELSTLRNLFKQLPEPLLAASGHC